The sequence below is a genomic window from Ipomoea triloba cultivar NCNSP0323 chromosome 10, ASM357664v1.
TCTTCGGATGCGTTTAATTAGCCTGCGCAAAAGTAGCAAAAAAGGATTATTTCGATACATTTTGCACTTGCTTTTAGGGTCTCTCTCTTTGGATTTTAAAACTTTGTTCAAGGGTCATGCTCATCTTTATTGCCTTGCAGTTGCAAGATTTCAAGTAACAGGCATGCACTGTGTATTATTCTGGTATTCATTCATATGGTGTTTGTGTATTACAATTAAGGATTTGACTTGCTGCAAATGCTGAAGGCAAAAAAGGCCAGATctttatatttgttgaatcaTGTGTAATTATTTGTTGTAAAATTGGGATATGAAGTTTTGGCTTCTGAGAAGATGGAGAAatttatgtaaaataaaaagaagacaatagAGGGGCAAGGAGATTAATCATTAGACtgagattttcttttcttttcttaatttctAAATGTCTCTTTATGCATGTGGAGTACGTAAAGCTCTCAAAACGGGCTTAGTGGTCCAAGCTAGCCTACCCTATTCTGCAAAAAGGGTAAGGCATGCCCgcctagtgtgtgtgtgtgtataattgtgtgtgtgtgtatgtttgtGTTCAAATGATAACACCTCTTCAGGTGAGAATGTGCGAATTAGTATGAGTGCACAtaattgtgtgcattcatgcttATTTACAcgttctaatttaaaaaaagtgTTTTCATATGGTCTTGAGAACCACCATTCTCATGGGCACATGAGAACCAATATAgtgcattaaaaaaatagatctaTAGATAAGATTAATTTGGGATTCAAAATTTGCGTATGCATAGATGGCAATTGGCATGTGCTGTGTGCAATTGGGGGATTCAAAATTCGCGTGTGTATATTAACATGAATCTGCGTGTGtatattaagcatgtgttgtgtgtAATTGGGGGATTCAAAACTCACTTGTGCATATTAAGCTTGTGTGCATATCTTGTGTGCATATCTTATGTTTACACACAACAAATGTTTAATATGCACACATAACTAATTATGCATACAATACATGCCCCATATGCACACGCGAATTTTGAATTCTCCAAATTATTCTCATCGATAGATTTATTTGGTGCCTTCCTCAAACTGAGCATTAGTTCTCATCAGTTTAGGGTTGGGGACGAAGGACGGGGTTCCGGGTCGGGTTTAGCCGTTTGGGGTGGAGATGTCATCCCAGTctatgttttttgaaaaaattctcCATTCCCGCGGAGCTAGATTTTCTCTATCCAGGTTACATTGAATTGTTGTCACTACTTACAAGATGAACCATGAGatacacaaaatataatttatatattatcaaatagcTGACTCTACCCGAATATTCACGGGTCAAGTCGCATAGTATGGGTTGGCCCGTTTTGAAATAGGCCTATTTCTCACTATCCCTGCGTTAGTAATAAAAATCCTAATCCTCAGGATACACCATACCAGAAAAATCTCCCCAGGAAGAAACCAAAGCCCGCTCTATCCGAACTCTTGCTAGCTCCAAGATCAGGGAAAGCAAAATCGGAACAGGTATTACAAGCTCCAACACACTATGAGTCGGTTTCGTGGATTTTTCATAGCTTTTAAGACGGCTTATTGATGTAATTCTCGTCTACTTTATTGGATTTATGGAAACGCTCTTCCGTGCGCTATAGAAAAAAATGGCAGCATCTTTTCCTGTTATATCAAATGACGGGTTTTTGTCTTTCCAAGAAAAAATTAAGTTTCATAGTGGAAAGTCCAAATCTTTGGCGACGCATAATAGTAGAATAATATCTTATTCCTTATCCAATTGTAGTACTTCACTTTCTGCGCCATTGTTAGGGTTGAATTATAGCTTTTGTAAATCTCGGCAAAGATTATTACTTTGTAGCACAGAGGTTAGGTCATTAACAAATGAGAGGAGAAATGTAGAGACACATTTTAGGCAGAGGGATAGTAATGAAgtgaggaggaggagaaggagaGTTTCTTTGAGATTGCGCCCAAGGTTGCGGTTATTGTCAAGGAGATTGAAAAGATTCTCGGTTAGATCAGCCCTAAATAATATTGGGACATTTCTGAGGAAGAATATGAGAGTGACACTATCAATGTCTATTTCTATTGTTCTTGGCATTTGTTACTTGTTTCTTAGATTGACGGCGGTGGCTTCTCCAAAAGTTGTTCCGTATTCGGACTTGGTAACGAGCCTTCAGAGTGGTTCGGTAACTAATGTTCAGTTTGAGGAAGGCACTCGTCGTATTTACTATAATACGGACCCTGGGAATCTCGAAAGCACTGAAACAGCAGAGGATAGAGTATCAGTTCCATCCGAGAGTATAGCTGGTGATGGAGCTAGCAATGAGATTGTGAGGAGCGATCGAGTTGGTAGTAACATCTTGAATAAAATGTCAAGAGGCAGAAGTTCTGCCCCTGTGTGGCAGTTTTCTACAAGAAAGATTGATCACGATGAAGGTTTTCTTCTTAGTCTAATGAGAGAAAAGGGAACAGCATATAGTTCAGCCCCTCAATCGGCGCTTATGTCAATGAGGAGTTTGCTGATTACCGTGTTGTCCTTATGGATTCCTTTGACACCCCTAATGTGGCTTCTCTACCGTCAAATATCTGCTGCCAATAGTCCTGCAAAAAAAAGGAGGCCAGCTAACCATTCGGTAAATTTCAGTGATGTGGAGGGTGTGGATGCTGCAAAAGTGGAACTTATGGAGGTAAGTCTCATTGTGACGATCAAAGATTTCTGACTCTTGTTGAATGATTTAATACACTGACTATTGCCGCCCTTGTCCTTTTTGAATAAAAGTGGAAAAGGTGTAACATTTATAAGTGAAAGTTAATGCTTCACTATGTGCATGTACCTATTAACTGTTCTGCAAACTTTTCACCATGTGAATCTATTGAAATTTCTTGCACTTAGCTAGTTAGCTAGCCATAGGATCATTTTTATGTTCTGGACGATTTCACTGGCTACTTACTCTTAAAGTtgctaattgtgcattttattgtttgtaGATAGTTTTGTGCTTGCAAGGATCTATAAACTACAGTAAACTTGGGGCAAAGTTACCTAGGGGTCTCCTACTTGTGGGTCCACCTGGTACAGGAAAAACATTACTAGCACGGGCAGTTGCTGGAGAAGCAGGAGTACCCTTTTTCTCTGTTTCTGCCAGTGAATTTGTAGAACTCTTTGTAGGAAGGGGAGCAGCTCGCATCAGGGacctctttaaagttgcaagaAAAAACGCACCTTCTATCATATTCATTGATGAGCTTGATGCTGTTGGAGGAAAGCGTGGCAGAAGTTTTAATGATGAAAGAGACCAAACATTGAACCAGGTACTTAACGACTTCTataagtttaattggtaacttTGTAATGCATTAACTGGATTTAGAATCAGTTGGCAATTTCGGAGTAGTATTTAATATGAACTTCTACATTGAGTGTCTGTTAAGAAAAAATCataaaaggttttttttttactattgtaATTGGGAGGTGGAAACATTATATCAAGTGATATTTAAGATTGATTGCTTATGTTACTTGTTGGGTGgtaatta
It includes:
- the LOC116032638 gene encoding probable inactive ATP-dependent zinc metalloprotease FTSHI 3, chloroplastic, with product MAASFPVISNDGFLSFQEKIKFHSGKSKSLATHNSRIISYSLSNCSTSLSAPLLGLNYSFCKSRQRLLLCSTEVRSLTNERRNVETHFRQRDSNEVRRRRRRVSLRLRPRLRLLSRRLKRFSVRSALNNIGTFLRKNMRVTLSMSISIVLGICYLFLRLTAVASPKVVPYSDLVTSLQSGSVTNVQFEEGTRRIYYNTDPGNLESTETAEDRVSVPSESIAGDGASNEIVRSDRVGSNILNKMSRGRSSAPVWQFSTRKIDHDEGFLLSLMREKGTAYSSAPQSALMSMRSLLITVLSLWIPLTPLMWLLYRQISAANSPAKKRRPANHSVNFSDVEGVDAAKVELMEIVLCLQGSINYSKLGAKLPRGLLLVGPPGTGKTLLARAVAGEAGVPFFSVSASEFVELFVGRGAARIRDLFKVARKNAPSIIFIDELDAVGGKRGRSFNDERDQTLNQLLTEMDGFESDINVIVIAATNRPEALDAALCRPGRFSRKIFVGEPDEDGRRKILSVHLRGLPLEEDMELICNLVASLTQGFVGADLANIVNEAALLAARRGAEYVSREDIMEAIERAKFGIDNKQSSPLGKELGKLFPWVPSLMKMNDTRVTRRDGLQGPLGYQTLS